One genomic region from Salinicola endophyticus encodes:
- a CDS encoding MOSC N-terminal beta barrel domain-containing protein, whose amino-acid sequence MPTLSAIHRYPIKSAAGESLVQARVEEEGLVLDRRFMAIKPDGTFLTARTHPQLQRVRPSFDGERLTLTHDSLPPLDVAREEFSGEAVTTQVWGDEFAAQATHASLDAWFSEVAGEPARLLWLGERSPRYRDAIGVRVSFADGYPLLLISQASLDDLNRRTDGTHVMAQFRPNLVVTGTEPYAEDGWRRVRIGEVTFRVDAPCSRCAMVTVDPARGEKRADREPLKALAGYRRGARGKVYFGQNLVAENAGSVSVNDALVVLE is encoded by the coding sequence ATGCCCACGCTCTCCGCGATCCACCGCTATCCGATCAAGTCCGCCGCCGGCGAATCGCTCGTCCAGGCCCGCGTCGAGGAGGAGGGGTTGGTGCTCGATCGTCGCTTCATGGCAATCAAGCCGGATGGCACCTTTCTCACCGCGCGCACGCATCCGCAGTTGCAGCGGGTGCGCCCGAGCTTCGACGGCGAGCGTCTGACCCTGACCCATGACAGCCTGCCGCCGCTCGACGTCGCGCGCGAGGAGTTCAGTGGCGAGGCGGTGACGACCCAGGTGTGGGGCGACGAGTTTGCCGCGCAGGCCACCCACGCCTCGCTCGATGCCTGGTTCAGCGAGGTCGCCGGCGAGCCGGCACGGCTGCTGTGGCTGGGCGAGCGCTCGCCGCGCTACCGCGACGCCATCGGAGTGCGTGTGAGTTTTGCCGACGGCTATCCGCTGCTGTTGATCTCGCAAGCCTCTCTCGATGATCTCAACCGGCGCACCGACGGCACTCATGTCATGGCTCAGTTCCGGCCCAACCTGGTGGTGACGGGTACCGAGCCCTATGCCGAGGATGGCTGGCGGCGTGTGCGTATCGGTGAGGTGACGTTCCGCGTCGATGCGCCCTGTTCGCGCTGCGCCATGGTCACGGTGGACCCGGCACGCGGTGAGAAGCGCGCCGATCGTGAGCCGCTCAAGGCGCTGGCCGGCTACCGTCGCGGAGCGCGTGGAAAGGTCTATTTCGGGCAGAATCTGGTGGCCGAGAATGCCGGCAGTGTGAGCGTGAACGATGCGCTGGTGGTGCTCGAATAG
- the pfkB gene encoding 1-phosphofructokinase, with protein MASAHELLVVTLNPALDLSIGLPTLTLGAVNRTQSSQLAAAGKGLNVARVLAALGHRVTLSGLLGEDNDAPFIAACASAGIADASLRLPGETRINAKIAEADGRVTDINGPGLSVSAEALAALRQRLETHCRERTPGAVVLTGSLPPGVSEEDFAALVAALKATGVPVWVDTSGPALAAALAVPPSAVKPNEHELAAWAGAPLDTLEAQREAARRLHRAGVEEALLSLGGAGLIWVSRRGEWLAEPPRVSVVNTVGAGDTLVAGMLHGILADQPPAQVLGFATALAADAVRHVGVGRPEAADFSELLQQTRVQRLDEATYAGESA; from the coding sequence ATGGCGAGCGCGCACGAGCTCCTGGTGGTGACCCTCAATCCGGCGCTGGATCTTTCGATCGGGCTGCCGACGCTGACCCTGGGTGCGGTCAACCGTACCCAGTCGAGCCAGCTGGCCGCCGCTGGCAAGGGGCTCAACGTGGCTCGCGTGCTGGCCGCGCTGGGCCATCGAGTGACGCTCTCCGGGCTGCTGGGAGAGGACAACGACGCTCCCTTCATCGCCGCCTGCGCCAGTGCGGGGATCGCGGATGCCAGCCTGCGTCTGCCGGGCGAGACGCGCATCAACGCCAAGATCGCCGAAGCCGATGGTCGGGTGACCGATATCAACGGCCCCGGGCTGAGCGTCTCGGCCGAGGCGCTCGCGGCGCTGCGCCAGCGTCTCGAAACGCACTGCCGTGAGCGGACGCCGGGGGCGGTAGTGCTCACCGGCAGCCTGCCGCCCGGGGTCTCGGAGGAGGACTTCGCCGCGCTGGTGGCCGCACTCAAGGCCACCGGTGTGCCGGTGTGGGTGGATACCAGCGGGCCGGCGCTGGCGGCGGCGCTGGCGGTGCCGCCCAGCGCGGTGAAACCCAACGAGCATGAGCTGGCGGCCTGGGCCGGCGCGCCGCTGGATACCCTCGAGGCCCAGCGCGAGGCGGCGCGGCGGCTGCATCGGGCAGGGGTCGAGGAGGCGCTGCTGTCGCTCGGCGGCGCGGGCCTGATCTGGGTCAGCCGGCGCGGCGAGTGGCTGGCCGAGCCGCCCCGGGTGAGCGTGGTCAACACCGTGGGCGCCGGCGATACCCTGGTCGCCGGCATGCTCCACGGCATTCTCGCCGACCAGCCGCCGGCCCAGGTGCTGGGCTTCGCCACGGCGCTGGCGGCGGACGCGGTGCGGCATGTCGGCGTGGGCCGGCCCGAGGCCGCAGACTTTTCCGAACTACTTCAACAAACGCGCGTGCAGCGGCTCGACGAGGCGACGTACGCGGGGGAGAGCGCATGA
- the cra gene encoding catabolite repressor/activator codes for MKLADIARLAGVSRTTASYVLNGQARARRISEATVERVLTVARDHDYRIDAQAAALRGGDSRTLGLIVPDLENGSYARLAKRLEHGARSQGYQLLIVGSDDDPERERTLARSLRAQRCDALIVASSLAPDDDFYAELLTKGLPVIAVDRPLDPQHFISVVTNGRSAGEALTRSVLDPDVNEIVWFDAVPQLSISTERRQGFLAACRSFAGEYRCISAARYDRASGAAAMRQLLGESRLPDAIVTASYTLLDGLLDALLERGALPTGLRLATFGDDRLLDFLPCRVNSLPQDHDRVAAQALARALQAVRGDYRPGLDVIERTLKRRR; via the coding sequence ATGAAACTCGCCGATATCGCCCGCCTGGCGGGTGTGTCCCGCACCACCGCCAGCTATGTCCTCAACGGACAGGCGCGCGCACGGCGCATCAGCGAGGCCACGGTGGAACGGGTGCTGACGGTCGCCCGCGACCACGACTACCGCATCGACGCCCAGGCCGCGGCGCTGCGCGGCGGCGACAGCCGCACCCTGGGGCTGATCGTCCCCGACCTGGAGAACGGCAGCTATGCGCGCCTGGCCAAACGCCTGGAGCATGGCGCCCGCAGCCAGGGCTATCAGCTCTTGATCGTCGGCTCCGATGACGACCCCGAACGCGAGCGCACGCTGGCGCGCTCGCTGCGCGCCCAGCGCTGCGATGCGCTGATCGTCGCCAGCAGCCTGGCCCCGGACGACGACTTCTACGCCGAGCTGCTCACCAAAGGGCTACCGGTGATCGCCGTCGACCGCCCGCTCGACCCGCAGCACTTCATCAGCGTGGTGACCAACGGCCGCAGCGCCGGCGAAGCCTTGACCCGCTCGGTGCTCGACCCCGACGTCAACGAGATCGTGTGGTTCGACGCCGTGCCCCAGCTGTCGATCAGCACAGAACGCCGTCAGGGCTTCCTCGCCGCCTGCCGCAGCTTCGCCGGCGAGTACCGCTGTATCAGCGCCGCGCGCTACGATCGCGCCAGCGGCGCCGCGGCCATGCGCCAGCTACTGGGCGAATCGCGTCTGCCCGACGCCATCGTCACCGCCTCCTACACCCTGCTGGACGGCCTGCTCGACGCCCTGCTCGAACGCGGCGCACTGCCCACCGGCCTGCGCCTGGCGACCTTCGGCGACGACCGCCTGCTCGACTTCCTGCCGTGCCGGGTCAACTCGCTGCCCCAGGACCACGACCGCGTCGCCGCCCAGGCGCTGGCGCGCGCGTTGCAGGCGGTGCGTGGCGACTACCGCCCCGGCCTCGATGTGATCGAGCGCACGCTCAAGCGCCGGCGGTGA
- a CDS encoding alkaline phosphatase family protein yields the protein MQETLPDILAGPLLRRCDPQRLVLWLVATRPLALRLTLSADGESRTHDLDAATTCLAIGDHAHCHLIDLALTTPLPQETRIAYDLAYRDRHDAWCSLRDWGQALAYPGEPLPTLVLRARHDALLHGSCRKPHHAGADGLARGDRWLGERHQDAAARPAALILSGDQIYADDVAGPLLAAIHALIARLGLYDECLEGTEIATGEALYARDDTYYHRDALLPAVASNAALRDKFFGGKRKPIFTSASAENHLITFAEVMAMYLLVWSPTPWRLITLEMPTLDAAEGERYRREQRHIDGFVAALPQVARLLAHLPTLMIFDDHDITDDWNLTAAWEAAVYGHPFSRRIVGNALLAYLLCQGWGNDPDGLAAPLAATREWLSRRDADGRLDCARHGELITQLLRFTGWGYTLDTQPRLVVLDTRTRRWRSERKRHRPSGLMDWEALSEFQQDLLEQSEVIIVSPAPIFGVKLIEGVQRLFTALGKPLMVDAENWMAHPGSAHTMLNILRHSRTPQRYVILSGDVHYSFVYAITLRQRSIDIFTGKPSEMKRKARGAQNRRHNLGLDEGRSDRRTGTAQHSDSLTQVAGPRMWQVTSSGLKNTFPTTLLDWFDRLNRWLYAPWSPLNWLTKRRRMLVEPYRPAHASHGERLWNRAGIGYVRLDAEGAPSEVMQLGADDVDTHFDRIAD from the coding sequence ATGCAAGAGACCCTGCCCGATATCCTGGCCGGCCCGCTGCTGCGCCGCTGCGACCCGCAGCGCCTGGTGCTGTGGCTGGTGGCCACGCGCCCGCTCGCACTGCGGCTGACGCTGAGCGCCGACGGCGAGTCGCGCACGCACGACCTGGACGCTGCCACCACCTGCCTGGCCATCGGCGATCACGCCCACTGCCATCTGATCGATCTGGCACTGACAACGCCGCTGCCGCAGGAGACGCGCATCGCCTACGACCTGGCCTACCGTGATCGCCACGACGCCTGGTGCTCGCTGCGTGACTGGGGCCAGGCGCTCGCCTATCCCGGCGAGCCGCTGCCCACCCTGGTGCTGCGCGCACGCCACGACGCGCTGCTCCACGGCTCGTGTCGCAAGCCCCACCACGCCGGCGCGGATGGTCTGGCCCGCGGCGACCGCTGGCTGGGCGAGCGCCACCAGGACGCCGCTGCCCGCCCGGCGGCGCTGATCCTGAGCGGTGACCAGATCTACGCCGACGATGTCGCCGGCCCCCTGCTCGCCGCCATCCATGCGCTGATCGCGCGGCTGGGGCTGTATGACGAGTGCCTCGAAGGCACCGAGATCGCTACCGGGGAAGCGCTCTACGCCCGTGACGACACTTACTACCACCGCGACGCACTGCTCCCCGCGGTAGCGTCGAACGCCGCGCTGCGCGACAAGTTCTTCGGCGGCAAGCGCAAGCCGATCTTCACCAGTGCCAGCGCCGAGAACCACCTGATCACCTTCGCGGAGGTGATGGCGATGTATCTGCTGGTATGGTCGCCCACACCCTGGCGACTGATCACGCTCGAAATGCCCACCCTCGACGCCGCCGAGGGCGAGCGCTACCGCCGCGAGCAGCGTCACATCGACGGCTTCGTCGCCGCGCTGCCGCAGGTCGCGCGCCTGCTGGCGCATCTGCCGACGCTGATGATCTTCGACGATCACGACATCACCGACGACTGGAACCTGACCGCCGCCTGGGAGGCCGCCGTCTACGGCCATCCCTTCTCACGGCGGATCGTCGGCAACGCGCTGCTCGCCTACCTGCTGTGCCAGGGCTGGGGCAACGACCCCGACGGCCTGGCCGCGCCGCTGGCGGCGACCCGCGAGTGGCTCTCCCGGCGTGACGCCGACGGCCGTCTCGACTGCGCCCGCCACGGCGAGCTGATCACCCAGCTTCTGCGCTTCACCGGCTGGGGCTACACCCTGGATACCCAGCCGCGTCTGGTGGTGCTGGATACCCGCACCCGGCGCTGGCGCAGCGAGCGCAAGCGCCACCGCCCCTCGGGGCTGATGGACTGGGAGGCGCTGAGCGAGTTCCAGCAGGATCTGCTCGAACAGTCCGAGGTGATCATCGTCTCGCCGGCGCCGATCTTCGGCGTCAAGCTGATCGAAGGGGTACAGCGGCTGTTCACCGCCCTGGGCAAGCCGCTGATGGTGGATGCCGAGAACTGGATGGCACACCCGGGTTCTGCGCATACCATGCTCAACATCCTGCGCCACAGCCGCACGCCGCAGCGCTACGTGATCCTCTCCGGCGACGTCCACTACTCCTTCGTCTACGCCATCACCCTGCGCCAGCGATCAATCGACATATTTACCGGCAAACCGAGTGAGATGAAGCGCAAGGCGCGCGGAGCGCAGAATCGGAGGCATAACTTGGGGTTAGACGAGGGTCGATCGGACCGGCGAACCGGCACCGCGCAACACAGCGATTCGCTCACGCAGGTGGCTGGCCCCCGGATGTGGCAGGTGACCAGCAGCGGCCTCAAGAACACCTTCCCCACCACCCTGCTCGACTGGTTCGACCGCCTCAACCGCTGGCTCTACGCGCCCTGGTCACCGCTCAATTGGCTGACCAAGCGCCGGCGCATGCTGGTCGAACCCTATCGCCCGGCCCACGCCAGCCACGGCGAGCGGCTGTGGAACCGCGCCGGTATCGGCTACGTGCGGCTCGACGCCGAGGGCGCACCGAGCGAGGTCATGCAGCTGGGCGCCGATGACGTCGATACCCATTTCGATCGTATCGCCGACTGA
- a CDS encoding carbonic anhydrase, protein MQFTDRLLLENRAWAAGIRAADPEIFSRLHQGQAPGALWIGCCDSRVPAEQICNASPGELFIHRNIANLVDENDANVMSVLEYALKALEVEHIIVCGHRGCGGIQAAISGDEALAALPRVESHVGQLRQLVAVHADELNRFTQLGDKVDHVVELNVTAQVERLAELSLVRESWAARRAPTLHGWVYDLASGQLDDVVSRGPADADAIPEANGWRRAAS, encoded by the coding sequence ATGCAATTCACCGATCGTCTGCTACTCGAGAACCGCGCCTGGGCCGCCGGCATACGCGCCGCCGATCCGGAGATATTCTCCCGCTTGCACCAAGGCCAGGCGCCTGGCGCGCTATGGATCGGTTGCTGCGACAGCCGAGTCCCCGCCGAGCAGATCTGCAACGCCAGCCCCGGCGAGCTGTTCATCCATCGCAATATCGCCAACCTGGTCGACGAGAACGACGCCAACGTGATGAGCGTGCTCGAGTATGCGCTCAAGGCCCTCGAGGTCGAGCACATCATCGTCTGCGGTCATCGTGGCTGCGGCGGCATCCAGGCAGCGATCAGCGGCGACGAGGCGCTGGCGGCCCTGCCCCGGGTCGAGTCCCATGTCGGCCAGCTCAGGCAGCTGGTGGCGGTGCACGCGGATGAACTCAACCGCTTCACTCAGCTGGGTGACAAGGTCGACCACGTGGTCGAGCTCAACGTCACCGCCCAGGTCGAGCGCCTGGCCGAGCTGTCACTGGTACGCGAGAGCTGGGCGGCACGGCGCGCACCGACCCTGCATGGCTGGGTCTACGACCTCGCCAGCGGTCAACTCGACGACGTGGTGAGCCGCGGCCCGGCAGACGCTGACGCCATCCCCGAGGCCAACGGTTGGCGTCGCGCGGCGAGCTGA
- the ptsP gene encoding phosphoenolpyruvate--protein phosphotransferase, with translation MLTLTPQDAALDCRADGWQDALDQAAASLHQAGLVEPAYRDALHAREAQGSTYLGSGIAIPHGTPESRSQIHHTGVRLLQFPQGVEWHDGNRVYLLVTIAASSDEHLDVLRQLTHVLDAEGVAERLAAADSAEEMIALLSRPRPKARLDADTLCLNFPARDRFELALAAAARLRQAECVDASFVAAINTQEPVALGQGLWLVSADRGVKQPALSLATPERAFSGPRGPVNGVFCVAALDDAHRDLLARLAELLDSGQGEALVDADADGVLMRLSGESSSAQTARVTLLNAHGLHARPAKVLVQKAREQALPVRVRLLEGSAESVSAASLTKVIGLGARRGQTLIFSAEGEGAEGALAAMVDAVESGLGEAVRPLAEAAAAGANRAARREVEAPLEPLEDDGVLPATAASPGLAIAPAYVMRAPDFDYPERARDLAADKQGPAERQRERLQAALDEARRQLQALIGTAKGGDVAEILSMHAEMLDDPELHEAAFEGMRDGLSAEAAWWQAIDTAARAQEVLADRLLAERAADLRDVGRRVLGVLCGIELPTPPQRPYILVTDDIGPSDVARLDTAQVRGLLTARGGATSHSAILARALGIPAVVGAGERALTLNNDDDLILDGDLGRVIVRPSAERRDRAELRLKELEKLRREAHGARFEEGRTADGKRIEVAANLGNTAHAADAVEQGAEGVGLLRTEFIFMAHPEAPDLETQIGEYRRAFDALDGRPLVARTLDVGGDKPLPYWPVPAEDNPFLGLRGLRLALTRPEVLETQLRALLTAAGERPLRIMFPMVKDVDEYRQARAIVDRLQAEIGAGDVQVGVMIEIPSAALLAPSLAAEVDFFSIGTNDLTQYTLAIDRGHATLSAQADGLHPAVLRLIQMTVDAAHAEGKWVGVCGELGSDAAAVPVLVGLGVDELSVSVRQVPMVKARLRGITQESAERHARTALAQATSQAVRDALEAL, from the coding sequence ATGCTGACCCTCACGCCGCAAGACGCGGCCCTCGACTGCCGCGCCGACGGCTGGCAGGACGCCCTCGACCAGGCTGCGGCGTCGCTCCACCAGGCCGGGCTGGTGGAGCCCGCCTACCGCGATGCGCTGCACGCCCGCGAGGCCCAGGGCTCGACCTATCTGGGCAGCGGCATCGCGATTCCCCACGGCACCCCGGAGAGCCGCAGCCAGATCCACCACACCGGGGTGCGCTTGCTGCAGTTCCCGCAAGGGGTCGAGTGGCACGATGGCAACCGCGTCTATCTGCTGGTCACCATCGCCGCCTCCAGCGACGAGCACCTCGACGTGCTGCGCCAGCTCACCCACGTGCTCGACGCCGAAGGCGTCGCCGAGCGCCTGGCCGCCGCCGACAGCGCCGAGGAGATGATCGCGCTGCTGTCGCGCCCGCGGCCCAAGGCGCGTCTGGACGCCGACACCCTGTGTCTCAACTTCCCCGCGCGTGACCGCTTCGAGCTGGCACTGGCGGCGGCGGCGCGGCTGCGTCAGGCGGAGTGTGTCGACGCCAGCTTCGTCGCCGCGATCAACACCCAGGAGCCGGTCGCGCTGGGGCAGGGGCTGTGGCTGGTCAGTGCCGACCGCGGTGTCAAGCAGCCGGCGCTGTCGTTGGCGACGCCGGAGCGCGCCTTCAGCGGCCCGCGCGGGCCGGTCAACGGGGTCTTCTGCGTGGCGGCCCTCGACGACGCCCACCGCGACCTGCTGGCACGTCTCGCCGAGCTGCTCGACAGCGGCCAGGGCGAGGCGCTGGTGGATGCCGACGCCGACGGCGTGCTGATGCGCCTCTCCGGCGAGTCGAGCAGTGCCCAGACCGCCCGGGTTACCCTGCTCAACGCCCACGGGCTGCACGCGCGGCCGGCCAAGGTGCTGGTGCAGAAGGCACGCGAGCAGGCACTGCCGGTGCGCGTGCGCCTGCTCGAAGGCAGCGCCGAGTCGGTCTCGGCGGCGAGCCTGACCAAGGTGATCGGGCTCGGCGCGCGGCGCGGCCAGACACTGATCTTCTCGGCCGAGGGTGAGGGCGCCGAGGGCGCGCTGGCGGCGATGGTCGACGCCGTGGAGAGCGGGCTGGGCGAGGCGGTGCGGCCGCTCGCCGAAGCGGCTGCCGCGGGCGCCAACCGCGCCGCCCGACGTGAGGTCGAGGCGCCGCTCGAACCGCTCGAGGACGACGGCGTGCTGCCGGCCACGGCGGCCTCGCCGGGCCTGGCGATCGCCCCGGCCTATGTGATGCGCGCGCCGGATTTCGACTACCCCGAGCGCGCCCGCGATCTGGCCGCCGACAAGCAGGGCCCGGCCGAGCGCCAGCGTGAGCGGCTGCAGGCGGCGCTCGACGAGGCGCGGCGCCAGCTGCAGGCGCTGATCGGCACTGCCAAGGGCGGTGACGTGGCCGAGATCCTCTCCATGCACGCCGAGATGCTCGACGACCCGGAGCTGCACGAGGCGGCCTTCGAGGGCATGCGCGACGGTCTCAGCGCCGAGGCGGCCTGGTGGCAGGCGATCGATACCGCGGCCCGGGCCCAGGAGGTACTCGCCGACCGGCTGCTGGCAGAGCGTGCCGCCGACCTGCGCGACGTCGGTCGCCGGGTGCTCGGCGTGCTGTGCGGCATAGAGCTGCCGACGCCGCCGCAGCGCCCCTACATTCTGGTCACCGACGATATCGGCCCCTCCGACGTGGCGCGGCTGGATACCGCTCAGGTTCGAGGGTTGCTCACCGCGCGTGGCGGTGCCACCTCGCACAGCGCCATTCTGGCGCGGGCGCTGGGTATCCCCGCGGTGGTCGGCGCCGGCGAGCGGGCGTTGACCCTGAACAACGACGACGACCTGATCCTCGACGGTGATCTCGGTCGTGTCATCGTGCGCCCCTCCGCCGAGCGCCGCGACCGCGCCGAGCTACGCCTCAAGGAGCTCGAAAAGCTGCGCCGTGAGGCGCACGGGGCGCGCTTCGAAGAGGGGCGTACCGCCGACGGCAAGCGTATCGAGGTCGCCGCCAACCTGGGTAACACCGCTCACGCCGCCGACGCGGTGGAGCAGGGTGCCGAGGGCGTGGGGCTCCTGCGCACCGAGTTCATCTTCATGGCGCATCCGGAGGCCCCCGACCTGGAGACCCAGATCGGCGAGTACCGGCGCGCCTTCGACGCCCTCGACGGGCGCCCGCTGGTGGCGCGCACGCTCGACGTGGGCGGCGACAAGCCGCTGCCCTACTGGCCGGTGCCGGCCGAGGACAACCCTTTCCTCGGCCTGCGCGGGCTGCGCCTGGCGCTGACCCGGCCCGAGGTACTCGAGACCCAGCTGCGGGCGCTGTTGACCGCCGCCGGCGAGCGGCCGCTGCGGATCATGTTCCCGATGGTCAAGGACGTCGACGAGTACCGCCAGGCGCGTGCCATCGTCGACCGCCTGCAGGCGGAGATCGGCGCCGGCGACGTCCAGGTCGGGGTGATGATCGAGATCCCCTCGGCGGCACTGCTGGCGCCGAGCCTGGCCGCAGAGGTCGACTTCTTCTCCATCGGCACCAATGACCTGACCCAGTACACCCTGGCGATCGACCGCGGCCACGCCACCCTCTCGGCCCAGGCCGATGGCCTGCACCCGGCGGTGCTGCGGCTGATCCAGATGACGGTCGACGCCGCCCACGCCGAGGGCAAGTGGGTCGGGGTGTGCGGCGAGTTGGGCTCGGATGCCGCCGCGGTGCCGGTGCTGGTGGGCCTGGGGGTCGACGAGCTGTCGGTCTCGGTGCGTCAGGTGCCGATGGTCAAGGCGCGCCTGCGCGGCATCACTCAGGAGAGCGCCGAGCGCCATGCGCGCACCGCACTCGCCCAGGCCACCAGCCAGGCCGTGCGTGACGCGCTGGAGGCACTGTGA
- a CDS encoding DUF4385 family protein, which yields MAFPDSRIDYRRHPEAYRIGRGERGVFHVQPYKDELLSLWAIRNEADAREAVTALSARFRDYRDADDFVGMDMARKYLQMGYTRARRYARYPGGRKRDQRGRPVEPRDADAEKARIAEHYQRALEAVRDDTTYRRAKRAHQQRRR from the coding sequence ATGGCGTTTCCCGACAGCCGCATCGATTACCGCCGCCACCCCGAGGCCTACCGCATCGGCCGCGGCGAGCGGGGCGTGTTCCACGTCCAGCCCTACAAGGACGAGCTGCTGTCGCTGTGGGCGATCCGCAACGAGGCTGACGCCCGCGAGGCGGTGACGGCGCTCTCGGCGCGTTTTCGTGACTACCGCGACGCCGACGATTTCGTCGGCATGGACATGGCGCGCAAGTATCTGCAGATGGGCTATACCCGTGCGCGTCGCTACGCCCGCTACCCGGGCGGGCGCAAGCGTGACCAACGCGGCCGGCCGGTCGAACCGCGGGATGCCGATGCCGAGAAGGCACGTATCGCCGAACACTACCAGCGTGCACTCGAGGCGGTGCGCGACGACACCACCTACAGGCGCGCCAAGCGTGCGCATCAGCAGCGCCGCCGCTGA
- a CDS encoding SulP family inorganic anion transporter — protein MTTQTSSDAHVERAETLSLRHLARDLPAGIVVFLVAIPLCLGIALASGAPPLAGLVAGMVGGLVVTLFSGSALSVSGPAAGLTVIVLDAIETLGSFSAFLTAVILAGVLQLAMGIFRLGRIGAFVPTAVIKGMLAGIGLILVLGQFPMALGHPLDDMPAITDPVALFSGVAPLAVGIALFSLAVLVLWEQPLIKRQRLLSLVPGPLLAVLGSILIERLVGTAMPALALDTAHHVQLGGLSGPADLLAEMTRPTLGALANPAVYTVAITIAIIASLETLLSLEAVDKLDPLKRHSPPHRELKAQGIGNMVCGLLGALPVTAVIVRSSANANAGGRTRLASIIHGGLLLVSVAFLAMWLELIPLATLAAILLHTGYKLAKPSLFVAHYREGMRRFVPFTVTVVTILATDLLMGVLVGLVCSLYFLLQSGYRSAIAHTRRGDHVLLQFQQDVSFLNREEMRQYLDAVPDGGELIVDATGANYVDPDIREDIARFIDSAPSRGIVVELRDVEGTSGTYGDIDGDAALLRPA, from the coding sequence ATGACGACTCAGACTTCTAGCGACGCTCACGTGGAGCGTGCCGAAACACTTTCCCTGCGCCACCTGGCCCGCGATCTGCCCGCCGGCATCGTGGTCTTCCTGGTGGCGATTCCGCTCTGTTTGGGGATTGCGCTGGCCTCCGGCGCGCCGCCCTTGGCCGGACTGGTGGCGGGCATGGTCGGTGGGCTGGTGGTGACGCTGTTCAGCGGCTCGGCGCTGTCGGTCAGCGGCCCCGCCGCCGGGCTCACGGTGATCGTGCTCGACGCGATCGAGACACTTGGCAGCTTCTCCGCCTTTCTCACCGCGGTGATCCTGGCCGGCGTGCTGCAGCTGGCGATGGGGATCTTCCGGCTCGGGCGGATCGGCGCCTTCGTGCCGACTGCGGTGATCAAGGGCATGCTCGCGGGGATCGGCCTGATTCTGGTGCTCGGGCAGTTTCCCATGGCGCTCGGCCATCCGCTGGATGACATGCCGGCGATCACCGACCCGGTGGCGCTGTTCAGCGGCGTCGCGCCGCTGGCAGTGGGGATCGCGCTGTTCAGCCTCGCCGTGCTGGTGCTGTGGGAACAGCCGCTGATCAAGCGCCAGCGGCTGCTGAGCCTGGTGCCTGGGCCGCTGCTGGCGGTGCTCGGTAGTATCCTGATCGAGCGGCTGGTGGGTACGGCGATGCCGGCGCTGGCGCTGGATACGGCGCACCACGTGCAGCTCGGCGGGCTCAGCGGTCCGGCTGATCTGCTCGCCGAGATGACCCGCCCGACCCTGGGCGCACTGGCCAACCCGGCGGTCTATACCGTGGCCATCACCATTGCCATCATCGCCAGCCTGGAGACGCTGCTCAGCCTGGAAGCGGTCGACAAGCTCGACCCGCTCAAGCGTCATTCGCCGCCGCACCGCGAGCTCAAGGCCCAGGGCATCGGCAACATGGTCTGCGGGCTGCTCGGCGCGCTGCCGGTCACCGCGGTGATCGTGCGTAGCTCGGCCAACGCCAATGCCGGCGGACGCACGCGTCTGGCGAGCATCATCCACGGCGGGCTGCTGCTGGTGAGCGTGGCGTTCCTGGCCATGTGGCTGGAGCTGATCCCGCTGGCGACGCTGGCCGCGATCCTGCTGCATACCGGCTACAAGCTGGCCAAGCCGTCGCTGTTCGTCGCCCACTACCGCGAGGGCATGCGCCGCTTCGTGCCGTTCACCGTCACTGTGGTGACGATCCTCGCCACCGACCTGCTGATGGGGGTGTTGGTGGGGCTGGTGTGCAGTCTCTACTTCCTGCTGCAGTCCGGCTACCGCTCGGCGATCGCCCACACCCGGCGCGGTGATCACGTGCTGCTGCAGTTCCAGCAGGATGTGTCGTTTCTCAACCGCGAGGAGATGCGCCAGTATCTGGACGCGGTGCCCGACGGCGGCGAGCTGATCGTCGATGCCACCGGGGCCAACTATGTCGACCCGGATATCCGTGAGGACATCGCCCGCTTCATCGACAGCGCGCCGAGCCGTGGCATCGTGGTCGAGCTACGCGACGTCGAGGGCACCAGCGGCACCTATGGCGATATCGACGGCGACGCCGCGCTGCTGCGTCCGGCCTGA